Proteins found in one Ptychodera flava strain L36383 chromosome 3, AS_Pfla_20210202, whole genome shotgun sequence genomic segment:
- the LOC139130156 gene encoding neuronal acetylcholine receptor subunit alpha-10-like yields the protein MSRLHSLRDGCPCTAAVVVLLCVITEILVAEGSSVNLVPDLLSNYPSNTRPVYNVSTVTNVTHRLLPIQILDVDEKNQILTLKAWLRMVWQDEFLTWNASQYDDVTSVVIPVSEIWQPDITSYESVKKEFVRHLDTDAHVTNDGIVNAPQPVIYETTCTIDATYFPFDEQRCSLKFGSWSYDGGMIDLYLDETTGSTEAYVSNGEWDLVGFPSQRNSILYSCCPNPYVDVTYTLHIRRRSLFYIYNIVLPAVLLFILVLVGFYLPSDCGERMTLFVTSMLALMVFLTLASDFMPPTSESTPYIQSYLITTIALVAVSSLLTAFTLDMHFQPARCPEMPRWLRIFAFRYLAVLVCMRSQRSNRKVDSNGEVIVNKSALSLQALGQEANADSSQPYNGDVPEKLFTRVNRPKTAADDTNESEVHERRVREWQAAAKIFDRFFLVTYFIIFLILSIGILSYLHTKAH from the exons ATGTCACGTTTACATTCACTGCGCGACGGCTGTCCGTGCACTGCAGCCGTTGTTGTGTTACTGTGCGTTATAACAG AAATTTTGGTCGCTGAGGGCAGTTCGGTGAATTTGGTGCCGGATCTATTGAGCAACTACCCTAGCAACACACGACCGGTGTACAACGTTTCCACGGTAACAAATGTGACTCACAGACTACTCCCGATACAGATCCTGGACGTG GACGAGAAAAATCAGATCTTAACTTTAAAAGCTTGGCTACGAATG GTGTGGCAGGATGAATTTCTTACTTGGAACGCTTCCCAGTATGATGACGTCACTAGCGTAGTTATTCCCGTGTCTGAAATATGGCAGCCTGACATCACGTCGTATGAAAG CGTTAAAAAGGAATTCGTCCGTCATCTGGACACGGATGCACATGTAACCAACGACGGGATTGTAAACGCACCACAGCCTGTCATCTACGAGACCACCTGTACAATCGACGCCACCTACTTCCCGTTCGACGAGCAGCGATGTTCGCTCAAGTTCGGCTCCTGGAGTTACGACGGGGGCATGATCGACCTGTACTTGGACGAAACCACGGGAAGCACAGAGGCGTACGTCAGCAACGGCGAGTGGGACCTGGTGGGCTTCCCTTCGCAAAGAAACAGCATTCTATACTCGTGCTGTCCAAACCCGTATGTTGACGTCACATACACGCTTCACATACGGAGACGTTCCTTATTCTACATCTACAACATCGTACTTCCGGCCGTCCTCCTCTTCATCCTCGTCCTCGTCGGATTTTATCTGCCGTCGGATTGTGGCGAGAGAATGACACTTTTCGTCACAAGCATGTTGGCTCTCATGGTGTTCCTGACCTTGGCCTCGGACTTCATGCCACCAACGTCAGAATCAACGCCTTACATAC AGAGTTATCTCATAACGACAATCGCGTTGGTAGCCGTGTCTTCACTTTTGACAGCCTTCACGTTGGACATGCATTTCCAACCAGCAAGGTGTCCAGAAATGCCAAGATGGCTCCGCATATTCGCCTTCAGGTACCTGGCCGTCCTAGTGTGCATGCGCAGTCAGAGGTCCAACCGCAAAGTTGATAGTAATGGCGAGGTCATAGTGAACAAGTCGGCCTTGAGTTTGCAGGCGCTCGGTCAGGAAGCTAACGCCGACAGTAGCCAGCCATACAATGGCGACGTGCCTGAGAAACTATTTACGCGTGTAAACCGACCAAAAACGGCAGCAGACGACACGAATGAGTCTGAAGTCCACGAGAGGAGAGTCAGAGAGTGGCAAGCCGCAGCCAAGATTTTCGATCGATTCTTCCTTGTGacgtatttcattattttcctgATACTCTCCATCGGAATATTATCGTACCTGCACACCAAGGCACACTAA